A region of Apus apus isolate bApuApu2 chromosome 14, bApuApu2.pri.cur, whole genome shotgun sequence DNA encodes the following proteins:
- the LOC127390618 gene encoding mesothelin-like protein, with the protein MWLEMRGLSPLFRVLAPSAAVTRDVFRFPALLPRRCRGAVLCTVHESTGVLGTGGRDQFTLWSLNPPRAAWAGVFHSVAGAVLGASRNEPRPVQQDQPQGFNPANLLWVLAQLRSPSLAETTYLKAFLDLVTLTQMTKDARGFSTDLAKVAVATLIIGAVLSAAEQHPDLGALVCDMEPETITASDPSVLENLKLCPELTGAQQDALNAVLLGGGTVYGDPSSWDLQTLQSLGPLVLALNQTTLSLVAKATREAFGRTIAATYSSQGHSQWEKSLTLLRAFPAAVALSRPRLKRTTEGEEETPDMSFLPTGCSSSPITASTISTLLVLTYSIEEFNLCLSDEVLKANLELLSEQPLPTTYLRVLKRKLSQIYPSGIPEKQLKELGTLSRLYTPKEISQWMVTSSDTLLALLDPSDGQWNPAQVNQLLKRYRALGGTLMGSTLTGPLLQTIGGRNLCNLQEEQIDKIPLESIRTAGQLNISSCSQTKKDQLYRKAHEVFGDKAESTSVYYCHIWPYLGGAPADDLKSLAKRGTAINMDMGTFLNLNPKELQKLSIMDVKNLLGKNLHYLKAAENETVVVDWVKRQSQQELDCILGIGLQGGMVEPNPTGTHTPPHPTASASTTDLVPMPTTLTTAPIPSASSSKATPPGATLLTTLLTAVKSNTTSPSSVPPAAHGTTTPSVGTNPAVTFHNTSTPLVSMSPPAPGGTTHPTPATHSTITLSTHNPPSTPAPNSTSPPATSTATEINLSPHKPTLIPSSTISTQKSVVSSVAETTTLPCTTSAPPAPPSPSSTTTSSETTEKTPTAVPETPRPTPDGYIHVVPEAGSGSRPSSCLVPILVAALGSSLLWGLL; encoded by the exons ATGTGGCTGGAGATGAGGGGGCTGTCACCTTTGTTCCGTGTCTTGGCACCAAGTGCTGCTGTGACT AGGGACGTTTTCCgctttccagccctgctccctcgTCGCTGCCGCGGGGCCGTTCTCTGCACCGTCCACGAATCCACCGGTGTGTTGGGAACGGGGGGTCGTGATCAG TTCACCCTCTGGTCTCTCAATCCACCCCGTGCTGCCTGGGCTGGCGTCTTCCACAGTGTGGCCGGTGCGGTGCTGGGGGCTTCCAGGAATGAGCCCAGACCAgtccagcaggaccagccccaGGGCTTCAACCCGGCCAACCTGTTGTGGGTCCTCGCCCAGCTGAGATCCCCCTCCCTGGCCGAAACCACCTACCTGAAAGCCTTCCTGGATTTAGTAACTCTGACACAGATGACCAAGGATGCCCGAG GTTTCTCCACAGACCTGGCGAAAGTGGCAGTG gcCACCCTGATCATCGGAGCTGTCCTGTCTGCCGCCGAGCAACACCCTGA ccttgGGGCACTGGTGTGTGACATGGAGCCTGAGACCATCACAGCCTCAGACCCCAGTGTCCTGGAGAACCTGAAGCTCTGCCCAGAGCTGACAGGGGCCCAGCAGGACGCCCTCAATGCTGTGCTCCTTGGGGGTGGCACAGTGTATGG GGACCCTTCCAGCTGGGATTTACAGACTCTACAAAGTTTGGGGCCGCTCGTGCTGGCTTTGAACCAGACCACACTGAGCTTGGTGGCCAAG GCAACACGGGAGGCTTTTGGCAGGACAATCGCAGCCACTTACAGCAGCCAGGGACATTCCCAGTGGGAAAAGTCCCTGACCCTCCTCAGGgccttcccagcagcagtggctttgtctcgacccaggcTGAAGAGGACCACAGAAGGTGA ggaagaaacacCTGACATGTCCTTCCTGCCCACAGGCTGCTCATCCAGCCCCATCACAGCCAGCACCATCTCCACCTTGTTAGTCCTCACATACAGCATCGAGGAGTTCAACCTGTGCCTGAGCGATGaggttttaaaagcaaacctgGAGCTGCTGTCTGAGCAGCCCCTCCCCACGACGTACCTCAGGGTCCTGAAAAGAAAGCTGTCACAG ATTTACCCCTCGGGGATCCCggagaagcagctgaaggagctcGGGACACTGTCCCGCCTGTACACGCCGAAGGAGATCAGCCAGTGGATGGTGACCTCCAGTGACACACTCCTGGCCCTGCTTGACCCCTCAGATGGCCAGTGGAACCCTGCCCAG GTCAACCAGCTGCTGAAAAGGTACAGGGCCCTGGGGGGCACCTTGATGGGCTCCACCTTGACGGGGCCCTTGCTCCAGACAATTGGGGGGAGAAACCTGTGTAatctgcaggaggagcagatcGATAAAATACCTCTAGAATCCATCAG GACTGCTGGGCAGTTAAACATTTCTTCCTGCTCTCAAACGAAGAAGGACCAGCTCTACAGAAAAGCCCATGAGGTCTTTGGTGACAAGGCTGAGTCCACCAGTGTCTATTACTGCCACATTTGGCCATACCTGG GTGGAGCTCCAGCAGATGACCTGAAAAGCTTGGCTAAGAGAGGCACTGCCATAAACATGGACATGGGCACCTTCCTTAACCTAAATCCCAAGGAACTGCAG AAACTCAGCATCATGGATGTGAAAAATTTGCTTGGGAAAAACCTCCATTACCTGAAGGCAGCTGAAAACGAGACGGTGGTGGTGGACTGGGTGAAGAGACAgtcccagcaggagctggactGTATCCTGGGAATTGGCCTGCAAGGGGGGATGGTGGAGCCCAACCCCACAGGGACTCACACCCCTCCTCACCCCACTGCCTCAGCCAGCACCACAGACCTTGTCCCCATGCCCACCACCCTCACCACTGCCCCCATCCCT TCTGCCAGCTCAAGTAAGgccacccctcctggtgccaccctcctcaccaccctcctcACTGCTGTCAAGTCCAACACCACCTCTCCCAGCTCCGTCCCACCCGCTGCTCATGGGACCACCACCCCCAGTGTTGGTACTAACCCAGCTGTTACCTTCCACAACACCAGCACACCCTTGGTGTCCATGAGCCCTCCAGCACCTGGGGGTACCACCCACCCCACTCCTGCCACCCATAGCACCATCACCCTGAGCACCCACAACCCTCCCAGCACCCCTGCCCCTAACTCCACCTCTCCACCCGCCACCTCCACAGCCACAGAAATTAACCTCTCTCCTCACAAGCCCACCTTGATTCCCAGCTCCACCATCTCCACCCAGAAGAGTGTTGTCTCCTCAGTGGCCGAGACTACAACATTGCCTTGCACGACCAGtgcccctccagcacctcccagcccttcttccaccaccaccagcagtgAGACCACTGAAAAGACACCCACAGCCGTGCCAGAGACCCCGAGACCAACACCTGATGGATACATCCACGTGGTGCCTGAAGCTG GATCAGGATCCAGACCCTCCTCCTGCCTCGTGCCCATCCTGGTGGCAGCCTTGGGAAGCTCCCTTCTCTGGGGGCTCCTCTGA